Below is a genomic region from Virgibacillus dokdonensis.
TACCTACTTTCTTTACATTAAATGATACGGTTGCATATCAATTGAAATCAACAAATCTTCTTTTTTTATTTGCTCCGAAAAAAGCGCAGCAATCTTCCGAAGTTTTGTTTGTAAATGAGGTTCATTTCTGTATTTTATCATGCATTGATATCGATATCTATTCTTTATTCGCGGTATAGGAGATGGAGTTGGGCCTAATATTATCGTTTGATTATGAACAACACTGGATAATTTTTGTACAAATTGTTGTGTTGTGTGAACGGCTTTCACTTGGTTTGTATGTGTAACAGTAATAAGTGCTAAAAAGAAATAAGGTGGATAATGAAATGTTTTTCGCATGACCATTTCCTTTTTATAAAAGCTTTGATAATCGTACTGACTTGCTAGTTGAATGCTATAATGATCAGGAGTATATGTTTGCACAATAACTTTACCATTCAATTCATGTCTACCTGCGCGACCGCTTACCTGCGTCAAAATTTGAAATGTTTTTTCAGATGAACGAAAGTCTGGCAAATGCAGCATAGAATCTGCAGTTAATACGCCAACCAATGTGACATTTTCAAAATCAAGCCCTTTAGCAATCATTTGTGTACCCAATAAAATATCAGCCTGTTTCGTTGCAAATTGGTGCAATAGCTTTTCATGGGACCCTTTTCTCCTTGTCGTATCAACGTCCATTCGAATAACACGCGCTTCTGGTATTAGTTTTAATAAAGCTTCCTCAACCCTTTGTGTGCCAGTTCCAAAATAGCGAATGGTTTCACTTCCGCATTCTGGACATTGCGTCGGCATTTGTTCCTCATATGCACAGTAATGACATTTTAACCGATGACTATACTTATGATAAGTTAAAGCAATATCACAATAAGGGCACTCTTTAACATGACCGCAATCTCGGCACATAACGAATGTAGAGTAGCCTCTCCGGTTTAATAATAGTACGATTTGTTCCCCTTTTTGCAAACAGGCCTCTATTTCCTTTTTTAAGGATCTGGAAAACATCGTTCGGTTACCTGCATGTAATTCTTTACGCATATCTACAATTTCTACTGGGGGCAACGGCTTGTCATTTGTTCGTTTGTTGAGCGTTTCTAGTTGATAAACACCTTTACTTGCTCTAGCATAGGATTCTAACATTGGCGTTGCACTTCCCAAAACGACAGGGCATTGATGATTCATTCCCCGTTGAATGGCAACATCTCTTGCATGATAACGCGGCTGATCTTCCTGCTTATAGGTTAATTCATGTTCCTCATCGATTATAATGACACCTAAGTTTTCAAATGGGGCAAAAACAGCTGACCTTGCACCGACAACGACTTGTACTTCTTTACGTTGTATGCGACGCCATTCATCGTATTTTTCACCTGCAGATAAAGCGCTATGCATGACTGCTACATTCGAGCCAAACCTTCCTTTAAATCGTTTAACCATTTGTGGCGTTAACGATATTTCTGGAACAAGGACAATGGCTTCCTCTCCTCTTTCAATGACTTCCTGAATAACTTGTAAATATATTTCTGTCTTTCCACTTCCCGTTATACCATGTAATAAAAAGACATTATGCTGTTTGTTTGTTACTGTTTCTTTTATAGGATTAATCGCTTCGGCTTGTTGCTCTGTCAATAATAACGGTTCTGTTCTAGTAAAATCTCCGGCTGCGTAAGGATCGCGATAAATCTCTTGTTGAAAAGTTTCTAACAATCCTTTCTTACGTAATGCATTCACTGTGCTATCCGTTGTACGTAGCTGCTTAAGCAAATAGCGTTTCTCAACTGGTTTTCGGTTTTGCAAAAAAAAGTGAAGAATTTGCTTCTGTTTTTTGGCT
It encodes:
- the priA gene encoding primosomal protein N' → MNIAKVIVDVPASSIDQTFDYLIPEKFLDIVAPGVRVIVPFGPRKVMGFVVEKASSSEFSNLKSLNDVLDLEPVLTKELLRVGKWLAYETISLQITTFQAMLPQVLKATYKKEIVRLSEARLSEELEFLFAGRNVVPYEEFIASDIRYIRLSEAVKAGDIAIEYLVKSRITKKFLTMVRPTKPLHELEEAALDLSKLAKKQKQILHFFLQNRKPVEKRYLLKQLRTTDSTVNALRKKGLLETFQQEIYRDPYAAGDFTRTEPLLLTEQQAEAINPIKETVTNKQHNVFLLHGITGSGKTEIYLQVIQEVIERGEEAIVLVPEISLTPQMVKRFKGRFGSNVAVMHSALSAGEKYDEWRRIQRKEVQVVVGARSAVFAPFENLGVIIIDEEHELTYKQEDQPRYHARDVAIQRGMNHQCPVVLGSATPMLESYARASKGVYQLETLNKRTNDKPLPPVEIVDMRKELHAGNRTMFSRSLKKEIEACLQKGEQIVLLLNRRGYSTFVMCRDCGHVKECPYCDIALTYHKYSHRLKCHYCAYEEQMPTQCPECGSETIRYFGTGTQRVEEALLKLIPEARVIRMDVDTTRRKGSHEKLLHQFATKQADILLGTQMIAKGLDFENVTLVGVLTADSMLHLPDFRSSEKTFQILTQVSGRAGRHELNGKVIVQTYTPDHYSIQLASQYDYQSFYKKEMVMRKTFHYPPYFFLALITVTHTNQVKAVHTTQQFVQKLSSVVHNQTIILGPTPSPIPRIKNRYRYQCMIKYRNEPHLQTKLRKIAALFSEQIKKEDLLISIDMQPYHLM